The Caldicellulosiruptoraceae bacterium PP1 nucleotide sequence TATTAGAAAGAGCTGCTAAGTTAAGTAAAGAAAAGGGTGGCGGGTCATTAACTGCTTTACCAATAATTGAAACTCAAGCTGGAGATGTTTCTGCATATATACCTACCAATGTTATTTCAATAACAGATGGACAGATTTATCTTGAAAGTGAATTATTTTATTCAGGTATTAGACCAGCCATTAATGCAGGTATTTCCGTATCAAGAGTTGGTGGAAATGCCCAAATAAAAGCAATGAAAAAAGTTGCTGGAAGATTAAGACTCGATTTGGCTCAGTTTAGGGAATTAGAAGCATTTGCTCAATTTGGTTCTGAGCTTGATAAAGCAACAAGAGAAAGACTTGCACAAGGGCAAAGAATAGTTGAAACACTAAAGCAACCTCAATACAAAACTTTACCTGTTTGGTATCAGATAGTAATATTGTATTCAGTTAATAATGGATATCTTTCTGATATTGAACTTGAAAAGGTAAGAGAATTTAACGATGGATTAGTTTCATTTATTCAGAATAATTATTCACAAATCTATGAATCTATTATACAAACTAAAGATTTAATACCTGAAACTGAAGAATTGTTGAAAACTGCTATTAATGAATATAAATTGCGATTTAAAAGAAGTTAAATGAAGGTGAATATATATGGCCAATAAAACTCGTTGGATAAAATCAAGAATTAAAAGTATTATTGAAACTAAAAAAATTACTCGTGCTATGTATTTGATTTCTGCATCAAAAATGAAGAGAGCAAGAGAACGTTTAGAAAATACAAGACCTTATTTTCAAAAAATAAATGAATTAATGAAAGATATTGTTATTCATGGAGAACAAGTTAATCATATTATATTTACTGGTCATGAAAAAGCAAAGGATCGTATTGGAATTTTAGTAATTAGTGGTGACAAAGGTCTATGTGGCGGATATAATGCAAATATCATTAGAGCCACGTTAAGCTTTGCAAATAAATTTCAAAATAAAGAAATTGTTATTTTTCCAATTGGTAATGTTGGTCGCAACTTCTTTAAAAGGAAGGGCTTCAATGTTTATGAAAACTTTAATTTTATTATACAAGAACCTACAATAAAGCGTGCAAAAGATATATCTTTTCTTATACTCAGAAATTTTTATAATGGTGAATTTTCTGAAATTTATATTGTTTATACTAAATTAATTACTGCAATAAAACAAGAAGTTACCATTTCAAAACTACTACCTCTGGATATAAATGAATTTATTGACAAGAATATAAAAAAAGATGAGAAAATAATATATCATCCTTCAGCAGAAGAAACTTTAAATGTAATTATTTTTGAATATTTCAAAGGTAATCTTTTTGGTTCAATGGTTGAATCATATACAAGTGAATTAGCATCAAGAATGACTGCAATGGATAATGCAACAAAAAGTGCTGATGAAATGATAAGCAAACTCACACTTAAACTAAATAGAGAAAGACAAGCTGTTATAACTCAAGAAATTTCTGAAATTATTGGTGGTGCTGCAGCTTTAAAATAATTCTTTAAAGGAGTGTAACCAAAATGAACCAACATGTTGGATATATAGTTCAAATAATTGGACCAGTTATTGATATTCGCTTTGAAGATGAAAATTTACCAGAAATTAATAATGCAATTGAAATTCAAAATCAAGGCAATAGATTAATTGCAGAAGTAGCTCAACATCTTGGAAATGATATAGTAAGATGTATTGCACTTGGTCCTACAGATGGTTTAAGAAGAGGATTAACTGCGATTGATACAGGAGAACCAATAAAAGTACCTGTTGGAAGAGAAACTTTAGGAAGAATTTTCAATGTTTTAGGTGAAACAATTGATAATAAAGGTGATTTAAAACCTACTGATTATTGGCCTATTCATAGAAGTGCACCTTCATTTGAAGAACAAGCACCAGCAACTGAAGTTTTCGAAACAGGAATAAAAGTTATCGATTTACTCGCACCTTATGCAAAAGGTGGTAAGATAGGATTATTTGGTGGTGCAGGTGTTGGTAAAACAGTTCTTATTATGGAATTGATAAGGAACATAGCCACTGAACATGGTGGTTTTTCAATTTTCACAGGCGTTGGTGAAAGAACAAGAGAAGGAAACGATCTTTGGCTTGACATGAATGAATCTGGTGTAATTGAAAAAACAGCATTAGTCTTTGGTCAAATGAATGAACCACCTGGATCAAGAATGAGAGTTGCCTTGACTGGTCTTACAATGGCTGAATATTTTAGAGATGTTGAAGGTCAAGATGTTCTTTTGTTCATTGATAATATATTTAGATTTATTCAAGCTGGTTCAGAAGTTTCTGCTTTATTAGGTAGAATTCCATCTGCTGTTGGTTATCAGCCAACTCTCGCAAATGAAGTAGGTAGTTTGCAAGAAAGAATAACATCTACAAAAAAGGGATCAATAACATCTGTTCAAGCTATTTATGTTCCTGCAGATGATTTAACAGATCCTGCACCTGCAACTACGTTTGCACACTTAGATGCTATAACTGTTTTGTCAAGGCAAATTGCAGAATTAGGTATATATCCTGCTGTTGACCCATTAGATTCTAATTCAAGAATATTAGATCCTCGAATTGTTGGTGAAGAACATTATAATGTTGCAAGAAGGGTGCAAGAAATTCTTCAAAGATATAAAGAACTTCAAGATATTATTGCTATTTTAGGAATGGATGAACTTTCAGAAGATGATAAAATGATTGTCTATAGAGCTAGAAAAGTTCAAAGATTCTTATCTCAACCATTCTTTGTTGCAGAAGCATTTACAGGACGTGAAGGAAGATATGTTAAACTTTCTGAAACAATTAGAGGTTTTAAAGAAATTATTGATGGAAAAATGGATCATATACCTGAACAATATTTCTATATGGCAGGAACTATTGATGAGGTTTATTCTAGATATAATGAAGATCAAAATAAGTAATTTGATAGGGTGATTATAATGCCTAATTTATTCAATCTTGAAATAATTACTCCTGAAAGAGTTTTTTTTAATAGTGATGTTGAAATGGTAGTTTTACAAGCAGTAGATGGTGAAATGGGCATTCTTTATGGTCACGAACCAGTTATAATTTCGTTAGGAATTGGAAAACTTAAAATAAAAATTGATGGAACATGGAAAGAAGCTGCACTTTCAGGTGGGATAGCAGAAGTCGAACCTAATAAAACAATGATTTTAACAGATGCTATTGAATGGCCTGAAGAAATTGATAAACAAAGGGCTGAACAGGCAAAAGAAAGAGCAGAAAATAAATTAAAACAAAAATTATCAGGAGATGAATTTGAAAGATATCAAGCCGCATTAGAAAGAGCAATAAATAGAATTCGAATGGCTGAAAAAAACCAGAGTGAAAAATAGGCTGCACCATAAATTATGGTACAGCCTATTTTTCTTTATTTTTTTATATTTATATCTAAAAATGATAAATCAACTTTATTTTGTGGAACACCATTTTTTCTTTGTTCCCAAAGCTTTTCAGCTACATTACCCCATTTATCAGCATAATCCAATAATTTATTTGATAGTTCCTCAACAGATTCTGTTTCTCCTCCAATTTGTGTTGGATGTGCATTTGCTTCTTCAACCATTTGTTTTAATTTCAATGGATTATCAAGCATTGGACAAGGTCTTAGATGATTTTCATTAAACGGTCTATTTTTTCTATATGCTTTAAACAATGGTGATTGGAGTGCTTCAAATAGAGAACAATCTTTTATATTAACATTGGAAAAATGTATAAATGCGCATGGTTCAACATCACCATTTGCGTTAATATGAAGATACCTTATTCCACCGGCGATACAACCACCACTAGGTTCCCCATCATTCCAAAAGTCTAATGCAAAAAGCGGTTTAGTCCAACGAATTTCTTCTATTCTTTTATACATAAATGCTCTTTGTTCTGGTGTTGCCATAAAATCTAAATCTGCGTCTTTTCCAACAGGAACATAAGTAAAGAACCATCCAAATTTTGCACCTTTATCAATTAGAAAGTCAATATATTCATCAGAACTTACTTCATCGACATTATATCTGTGATATGTTGTAGAAAATCCAAATACTATTCCTTCTTGTTTTAATTTATCCATTAAAGCAGTTATTTTTTGATATACTCCGTTGCCTCGTCTTTCATCTGTTGATTTTTCAAAGCCATCAATGCTTATAGCAAAAGCTAAATTACCTACAGATTTAACTTTTTTAATAAATTCATCATCAATTAATGTACCATTTGTAAAAGATAAAAATACAGTATCGGGATATTCTTTACATAATTTTAATATATCATCTTTTCGAACCATAGGTTCTCCGCCAGAAAAAATAATAAAATAAATACCTAATTCTTCAGCCTCTTTTACTACTCTAGAAAGTACATCATAATTTAGCATATCAGCTTTCCTATATTCGCCAGCCCAGCAACCTTTACAGCGTAAATTGCATGCAGCTGTTGGATCAATAAGAATTGCATAAGGAACATTAATATCATATTTTTTGCTTATTTCAATTTGTTTTGCTATACCAATAAAGCCTGCATTAACAAAAAAATTAACCAATATTTTTTCTCTCACAAATGGATCTGTTTCTTTAATAATACGAATAGCATACTTATGCCATGAAGAATTTTTATCAAGCAAATATTTCTTAGCATTTCCTATGTATTCCTTATCTCTTGGTCTTATAGATAGTTTTTCAGCCCAATTTAATATTTTTTCCATATTCTGCTCAGGATTACTAGATATATACCTAAGACCTTGTTTAATTAAAGCCTCACCAAAGATCTTTTTTGCTATTTCCATTTATTACACCTCCTATAATATTATTATAAAATTTTTTAATTCCATGTCAATACATATATACGTATAAACATATATATTTATATAGAACTTTTTTTATGTTATAATAATAAAAGCATCTTTATAGAAGGGAGTAAATAAATGAGTCAACTTAGTGAAATTTTATATGCATTATCAGACAACACAAGATTAAGAATTCTAAATCTTTTATCTACAAAAGAACATTGTGTCTCTGATTTAGTTAAAATAATAAAAGAAAATCAACCAAAAATATCTAGACACCTTGCATACCTTAAGAATGTTGGATTGGTTGAAGTAAAGTCACATGCCCAACGTAAAATATATTTTATAAAAGAAGATATGGTTTCAAATTATCCGTTTATTAGGGCTTTACTTGATGAGTTAAA carries:
- a CDS encoding radical SAM protein, with product MEIAKKIFGEALIKQGLRYISSNPEQNMEKILNWAEKLSIRPRDKEYIGNAKKYLLDKNSSWHKYAIRIIKETDPFVREKILVNFFVNAGFIGIAKQIEISKKYDINVPYAILIDPTAACNLRCKGCWAGEYRKADMLNYDVLSRVVKEAEELGIYFIIFSGGEPMVRKDDILKLCKEYPDTVFLSFTNGTLIDDEFIKKVKSVGNLAFAISIDGFEKSTDERRGNGVYQKITALMDKLKQEGIVFGFSTTYHRYNVDEVSSDEYIDFLIDKGAKFGWFFTYVPVGKDADLDFMATPEQRAFMYKRIEEIRWTKPLFALDFWNDGEPSGGCIAGGIRYLHINANGDVEPCAFIHFSNVNIKDCSLFEALQSPLFKAYRKNRPFNENHLRPCPMLDNPLKLKQMVEEANAHPTQIGGETESVEELSNKLLDYADKWGNVAEKLWEQRKNGVPQNKVDLSFLDINIKK
- the atpD gene encoding F0F1 ATP synthase subunit beta, whose translation is MNQHVGYIVQIIGPVIDIRFEDENLPEINNAIEIQNQGNRLIAEVAQHLGNDIVRCIALGPTDGLRRGLTAIDTGEPIKVPVGRETLGRIFNVLGETIDNKGDLKPTDYWPIHRSAPSFEEQAPATEVFETGIKVIDLLAPYAKGGKIGLFGGAGVGKTVLIMELIRNIATEHGGFSIFTGVGERTREGNDLWLDMNESGVIEKTALVFGQMNEPPGSRMRVALTGLTMAEYFRDVEGQDVLLFIDNIFRFIQAGSEVSALLGRIPSAVGYQPTLANEVGSLQERITSTKKGSITSVQAIYVPADDLTDPAPATTFAHLDAITVLSRQIAELGIYPAVDPLDSNSRILDPRIVGEEHYNVARRVQEILQRYKELQDIIAILGMDELSEDDKMIVYRARKVQRFLSQPFFVAEAFTGREGRYVKLSETIRGFKEIIDGKMDHIPEQYFYMAGTIDEVYSRYNEDQNK
- the atpC gene encoding ATP synthase F1 subunit epsilon, which produces MPNLFNLEIITPERVFFNSDVEMVVLQAVDGEMGILYGHEPVIISLGIGKLKIKIDGTWKEAALSGGIAEVEPNKTMILTDAIEWPEEIDKQRAEQAKERAENKLKQKLSGDEFERYQAALERAINRIRMAEKNQSEK
- a CDS encoding ArsR/SmtB family transcription factor codes for the protein MSQLSEILYALSDNTRLRILNLLSTKEHCVSDLVKIIKENQPKISRHLAYLKNVGLVEVKSHAQRKIYFIKEDMVSNYPFIRALLDELKEKDEYISDLKALYDKTI
- the atpG gene encoding ATP synthase F1 subunit gamma, with the protein product MANKTRWIKSRIKSIIETKKITRAMYLISASKMKRARERLENTRPYFQKINELMKDIVIHGEQVNHIIFTGHEKAKDRIGILVISGDKGLCGGYNANIIRATLSFANKFQNKEIVIFPIGNVGRNFFKRKGFNVYENFNFIIQEPTIKRAKDISFLILRNFYNGEFSEIYIVYTKLITAIKQEVTISKLLPLDINEFIDKNIKKDEKIIYHPSAEETLNVIIFEYFKGNLFGSMVESYTSELASRMTAMDNATKSADEMISKLTLKLNRERQAVITQEISEIIGGAAALK